A part of Desulfurellaceae bacterium genomic DNA contains:
- a CDS encoding SMP-30/gluconolactonase/LRE family protein produces the protein MAVEKVDAKVEALIDLNAEIEWLGEGYGGFDADGKIRGVAEGPVWWQAGGWWNEGGFLLFSDNATNKRYKWQEGQGVSLYKEPTNDANGLTRDRQGRLIACEHASRQVTREELDGSITVVANNYRGQRLNRPNDVVVKSDGAIYFTDPVTLGVEPELDIAGVYRVSPDLGQINLLVRDFVLPNGLAFSVDEKTLYINDSIRRHIRAFDLDAMWDSGMLNLASDRVFCDMSADPRPGVPDGMKVDVEGNVYCTGPGGIWIMDSSGAHLGTIPSGGKHVTNVCFGGDDWQTLYLTTFGEMG, from the coding sequence ATGGCAGTCGAGAAAGTTGACGCGAAAGTCGAAGCCCTGATTGATCTGAACGCCGAGATTGAGTGGTTGGGCGAGGGCTACGGCGGGTTTGACGCAGACGGCAAGATTCGGGGCGTGGCCGAAGGCCCGGTGTGGTGGCAGGCCGGCGGCTGGTGGAACGAGGGCGGCTTTCTGCTGTTCAGCGATAACGCCACCAACAAGCGCTACAAGTGGCAGGAAGGCCAGGGGGTGAGCCTCTACAAAGAGCCCACCAACGATGCCAACGGCCTGACCCGCGACCGTCAGGGCCGGCTCATCGCCTGCGAGCACGCCAGCCGTCAGGTCACCCGCGAAGAGCTGGACGGCAGCATCACCGTCGTGGCCAACAACTACCGCGGCCAGCGCCTGAACCGCCCCAACGATGTGGTGGTCAAGTCCGACGGGGCGATCTATTTCACCGATCCGGTCACCCTCGGCGTCGAGCCCGAACTCGACATCGCCGGCGTGTACCGCGTGTCGCCCGACCTGGGCCAGATCAACCTGCTGGTGCGGGACTTTGTGTTACCCAACGGCCTGGCCTTCTCGGTCGACGAGAAGACGCTGTACATCAACGACTCCATCAGACGCCACATCCGGGCCTTTGACCTCGACGCCATGTGGGACTCGGGCATGCTGAATTTGGCCTCCGACCGGGTCTTCTGCGACATGAGCGCCGACCCCCGCCCGGGCGTCCCGGACGGCATGAAGGTCGATGTCGAGGGCAACGTCTACTGTACCGGCCCGGGCGGCATCTGGATTATGGATTCCTCGGGCGCGCACCTGGGCACGATTCCGAGCGGCGGCAAGCATGTCACCAACGTGTGCTTTGGCGGAGACGACTGGCAGACGCTGTACCTGACCACCTTTGGCGAGATGGG